Proteins encoded by one window of Lycium barbarum isolate Lr01 chromosome 11, ASM1917538v2, whole genome shotgun sequence:
- the LOC132619881 gene encoding abscisic acid and environmental stress-inducible protein-like, whose amino-acid sequence MDDCYQLIGYPPWYKGKKKTVACNTQYGISAEHTQGQQMIPRSNHGYNGYTMTSPHNAGYCMGGNSYNGSAGYNTGNPSYNAGHGNGHAAAHGYGAGNGNGNVAAHGYGAGHDGYAAGYQGFGGVNMDISEG is encoded by the exons ATGGATGACTGCTACCAGCTAATAGGATATCCACCATGGTACAAAGGGAAGAAGAAAACAGTGGCTTGCAATACACAGTATGGAATATCAGCTGAACATACTCAGGGTCAACAAATGATTCCAAGGAGTAACCATGGATACAATGGATACACCATGACTTCACCTCATAATGCAGGCTATTGTATGGGAG GAAATTCATATAATGGCAGTGCCGGATACAATACAGGGAACCCATCATATAATGCAGGACATGGTAATGGACATGCTGCAgcacatggatatggtgcaggaAATGGTAATGGAAATGTTGCAgcacatggatatggtgcaggaCATGATGGATATGCTGCAGGATATCAAGGCTTTGGAGGTGTTAACATGGATATTAGTGAGGGATAG